ACGCCGACAGGACGCATCGCCTCGAGCAGCCATAGCACCCTCGAGCGGAGGCCACCATGCCTAACCACTCCGAGGACCAGCCGCCGGACTGTCCCCACTGCGGGCGGCCGGTGACCGCGATCTCGGTCGTCGGGCCGACGGAGGCGTACGTCTCCCCGTGTGGCTGCGAGATCGCACCCGGGCTGCTCGCGACGGGATTCGAGCGCTGACCGCCCGATCGCACGACCACCGCGCAATCGGTGCGTTGCAGGTGGCACCGCTCGAGCCGCGGCGGACAGTCGGGCCGTCGACGGCGGTCGATCGAAACCACCCGTCTCGACACACCACCCACGGCCGCGGTCGGCTCCCGGCCCGTGATCTCGGCTCGAGCGCGCTCATTTTTCCTCTCGAAACCGACGCTCGAGCACCGGCGACCGAGAACTCACTGTCTCGATCCGAGCTACCGCCCCTCGCTCGAGCAGTGCTCCTGATCCGCGAGCAGCGAGTCGCCGTCGACCGCGTCGGTCAACCCGAGGCGCTCGACGGTCGCTCGAGTCGGCCGCCCGTCGGGCCCCCAGCCCCGCGCCCGGTAGTACCGGTCGAGGGTCGTCTCGAACCATTCCTCGTCGACTGACTGTCCGGCGTTCGGTCCCGACTCGAGGGGCTCTCGCAGGGCCGCCGGCAGTTCGTCGTCCGCCCGTGCCATTCCCTCGCGGACGTTGAACAGCCGCGTCAGGGTCCAGACCCGCTCGCCGACGGTCCGCAGGTCGCCGGCCGTCTCGAGCCGGACGGCCTCGAGCCACTCCGCCCCGAGGTCGTCGAACGCGTCGCCCACGAAGTCGTCGACGATGAGACACCAGAGGACCGACCGCCGGTTCTGTTCCGCGACGACGACTCGAGCGGTGCGGTCGGGGCTCCACCGCTCGTCGAACACCTCTCGCTCGATCGGCCGGGCGCGGCGGTGACAGGCCCCGCGGTCGCTGGTCGCGTACGCGAGTGCCATGCTCCGCGCGCCCCGCGGGTCGTACGCCGGGAGCTCCATCGCCTTGACCGTCGGGACGAGATCGGTACCGCCGAACCGGGCCGCCGCCGCGGCGACGCCGTCCGCAAGCGCGTCGCCGAGGGGCCCGTCTCGGGCGGCGATCTCCTCGAGCACGCGGCGAGCCCCGTCGGAATCCCCGAACGCGAGCGAGCGATCGAGGAGGCCGGCGTCAGCGGCGTTGACCGCCCACGCGACCGCACTGCCGGCGCTGATGAGGTCCATCCCGAGCCTGTCGCAGGTCTGGCCCAGCTCCGCGACGGCGTCGAAGTCGTCGATACCGAGGCCGGCCCCCAGCGTCATCGACGCGGCCCCGCGCGGGACGTAGTCGCCGTCGGCCGTCTCGACCCGGAACCCGCCCGAGTCGGCGTCGGTGCCGTCGCCGCCGTCGTACTCTCGCTCGCTCGTCAGTTCCTTGACCGCGGCGGCCCCGATCGAGTCGGTTCCCTCGAACGTGCCCTCCGCCCAGCCGCGGGTCGAGAGCGCGCCGACCTCGTTCGCGAAGTCGACGGTTTCGATCGTCTCGCTCGCTTCCATCCACTGCCCGGTCTCGCCCTCGCGGTATCGCTCGGCGTAGGCGTCGCGCAGGGCCGCTAATCCCGCGGGCGGCTCCCCCCTCGCGACGACGGCCTTCAGCCGTTTCGACCCCATGACGGCACCGGCACCGCCCCTGCCCGCGTGGTGATCTCCCTCGTCGGACGCGATCGTCGCGTACGCCACCTGCCGTTCGCCCGCCGGTCCGATACAGGCGACCGACGCGTCGGGGTAGCTCGTGGCCGTCTCGACCGTGTCCTCGCCCCACGCGTCGGTCGGCTCGACGGACACCGTGCCGTCCTCGACGACGAGACGAACGGGTTCCGTCGCCCTGCCGGTGACGAGCACTCCGATATGGGGCCCGAGCGAGCCTGCGAGCGCGTCCGGAAACGCACCGCCGGCGTAGGAGTCGAGAAAGCCGCCGGTCAACGGCGATTTCGTTATGGCAGCGTACCGCGACTCTCCGGGTAGATACCCCGAGAGCGGACCGAGCATGAACAGAAGCGCGTTCTCCGGACCGAGCGGATCGGTACCGGCCTCGAGTTCGTCAGAGAGATAGCGAGCGCCCAGCCCCTTCCCGCCGACGTACCGCCGAAGCCACGCCACCGGGACCGGGACGCTCTCGACCGATCGCGTCGAGAGATCGACGCGAAGGAGGCGGTCGGGTGTAGCGAGTGTCACTACACCAGGGGACGCCGTCGACGGGAAAAAGGGTTATTACAGCACCTGTCGGCTGTCTGTCGACATGTGACGAAATATAGCACCGCACTTCTGATCCCTGCGAGGACGGACCGACCCCGACTGGCCGCGCCCGACATCTCGACCGCACGGTAAACCGAGATGGGCGAAGGCCAGTCCTACACGACGGCCACGAGCGGCCGTTCGGCGCGCATCTCCGCGAGGACGACCCGCGGCACGTCCGCCTGTTCGTGGATCTCAGCGGCGATCTGACGCGCAGTTTCCTCGAGCTCATCGTCGTCCACCATGTTGAGCAGGGGAATCACCGTCGCCCCGTCCGGCACGTCCTTGCAGCCGCCCCGGTCGCTGGCCAGGACGGTCGCGACGTCGGCCGGTCGGATCTCGTCGCCGGGTTCCAGGCCGGTCAGCGCGGCAACTCGCTCGATCCGATGAACGCGATCCTCGGTGAGCGGCTGGCCGACCACGTGGGCGCTCGCGATCGGAACCACCGTCGTTGCACGTTCGGGAAGCTGTGGTTCCCGATCGTTCGGGGCCTTGAACCGGCGCATTCGTGCGCCATCCGCTTTCACGAGCACGGGCACGTCGAGGGCCGCGAGTTCGTCGACCGTCGCACGGTCGTACCCGAGGTAGCGGTCCTCCCGTTCCCGTTCCGGGACGAGACCGAGCGGCCAGCCGCCGGCCGTTTCGACGGCCTTCACCGGATCCGGCGTGACCACGACCTGCTCGACCCAGTCGTCGAAAATGGGAATGCGAACGGTGGCGGTGACGACCGCGCGCTCGAGCGCCGCCGCGAGCGTCGCCATCGTCGTTTTCTTGCCGCCCGCCCCGACGACGCAGGTCGTTCCGCGCTGGGCCTCGAGGGCCTCGACGACGTCCATACTGTTGGCAACGGATCGCCGGTGATAACGGTTTACCTCCGGTCACGAGCCCGGCGAGGGGCGACCGCCCCGTCGATACTGATTCACCGCAGTTCCATCTCGTCGGCGCGTTCGACGGCGAGCTCGGAGATCTCCTCGACGGTGCTATCGGAGCGATCCGCGAGGACGCGCGTCAACATCCCGAGCTGGATCGCCGCGGCCTCGCGGAGTTCGGCCGCCTCCTCGGTGTCGTTGCCCAAATAATACTCGTGACGGCCGTCCTCGTGGACGAGACCGGTGTACACCGAGCGGAGGTCGTCCTCGGTGATCGCTGCAGCGGCTTCCGTCTTCACTTCCTCGAATTGTGGGTTCGCCATATCCGACCGCCGCGCCCGAGCGACTAAACGGGTGTGGTCCACGCCGAAAACCGCCCGATGGCGGCCAAAATATGATGTCGTATCGACAGTAGTCCCAGTCTATAAACTCTCGAAAACCTATTTGAAGTTGTATCGTGTTATAATCTAACACGTTAGGCCGGACAGTTAAAAAATATTAAAAGGAGGGACTTGCACGAGAGCGGTGTATGTCAGAGGCAGACACGGACAAGAATCGATGGCTCATTGCGCTTTCCGCCGTCGCAATTCATCTCTCGATCGGGTCGATTTACGCGTACAGTGTCTATCAGAACCCGCTGCAGGATCTCAACGGATGGAGCATCTCCGACGTGACGTTCGCGTTTACCGTCGCGATCTTCGTCCTCGGCATCTCGGCGGCGTTCCTCGGGAAGTACGTCGAGAAGTACGGCCCGCGGAAGGCCGGACTCGCCGCGGCAGTGATGTTCGGCGGCGGGACGATGCTCGCAGGCGCCGCGATACAGGCCGGGAGCTACATCGGCTTCCTCGTCACCTACGGGGTACTCGGTGGTGCCGGACTCGGTCTCGGCTATATCGCACCCGTCTCCACGCTCGTCGAGTGGTTCCCGGACCGCCGCGGCATGGCGACCGGGATGGCGGTCATGGGCTTCGGTGCCGGCGCGCTCATCACCGGTCCGGTTGCACAGGGCCTGATGACGTCGCTGAGTATTCCCATGAACTTCTACATCCTCGGTGCAGCCTATTTCCTGGCGATGGCACTCGGCGCGAGCTACATCCAGAAGCCGCCGGCCGGCTGGATCCCCGAGGGAATGGACCCCGACGAACTCGAGGACACCAACAGCAAGGGCGTCACCGTGTCGACTGATCTGTCTCAGCTTACCGCCAACGAGGCGATCAAGACCAAGCGGTTCTGGCTCGTCTGGCTGGCGCTGTTCATCAACGTCTCGGCCGGTATCATGCTCCTGTCGGTCGCCTCCAACATGACCCAGGAGATCACCGGTGCGTCGGCTGCCCTCGCCGCCTCGATCGTCGGGGTCATCGGCGTGTTCAACGGCGCCGGCCGAATCGTCTGGGCGAGCGCCTCGGATTACCTCGGCCGAACGGCGACCTACGCGACGTTCTTCGGCATTCAGGTCGTGGCGTTCGCACTGATGCCCAACATCTCCAACGTCTGGGTCTTCGCCGCGTTCATGTTCGCGATCGTCACCTGCTACGGTGGCGGCTTCGCCTGCCTGCCCGCGTACCTCGGTGACCTGTTCGGAACGAAGGAACTCGGCGCCATTCACGGCTACTCGCTTACCGCGTGGGCGCTCGCCGGCGTCGCCGGCCCGACGCTCGTCTCGAAGATCGTCGAGCAGACCGGGAGCTACTCGCTGTCGTTCTACATCGTCGCCGCCACGCTCCTCGTCGGCCTCGCGTCCATGGCGCTCCTGCGCTTCGATATCAACGGCATCAAAGCGGACAACCAGAGCACGAGCGGACAGCCGACACTGGACTGAGAGACGACGATCGACCGCTCGTGACGTCAGGATCCGTTCCGACTCGCGTGCGTCGATCGTCGAGACGAACTCCCAGCCCTGAAACGCGGCAAGTTACCAGGCCGCACCAGACACCGCCGGCACTGCGAGCCGGCGACCTCGCTGCAGTCAGCAGATACCCACCACTGAAATACATTGAATACAAGATGGCATCGATGACTGATACCACGCCCGCGGTCGGGCGGTCGCCGATCCTCAGGGTCGCGACCGATCCGACGACCACGGGCCGCGAAACCGCGTACGAAACGGCGCGTCGCACAGCCGATTCGGTCCCTGTCGTTCGGACGGGACCGACCGGAATCACCGCGTACGATCCGCTGGTACTCGCTACCGTCGACGGCCGAACGGCCGTCCACCCCGATCCGGACCACGAGGCGATCGCCGAGATCGTCAGTGCGCTCGAGGAGGGCGAGTTATCACCCGACGACGCCGCTGCGGTCGTCGAACACGAGCCGGAGACGCGTTCGCTCCCCGTCCCCGAAACCGGTCCGTTGGCCGCCGGCCGACGCGACGTTCTCGGGCCGTGCGGATGGGTCAACCCGCTGGCCACCGATGACTACGACCTCGTCTCGCCCGAGCGCGACGCGAGCGGCGTCCGCGATATCGGGTTGCTCGGACGCGGGCCGCGGGGACGCGGCCGCCGACGAGGAGGTCGGAGAAACCTGGGCCGAGATCCGCGAGACGGACGGCGAGCCGGTCGTCGTCGTCAACGCCAACGACACTGACGACAGACAGGGGATCGACCGACTGCTCCTTGAAAGCGCCCCGATTGCCGTCCTCGACGGAATCGCGGCGATCGCCGACCACGTCGGCGCAGCGGACGCAGTGATCTACGTCAACGAGACCGAGACGGCGCTCCACCGCCACCTCGGCGCGGCTGTCGACGCGGCCGCCGACGAC
This portion of the Natrinema salinisoli genome encodes:
- a CDS encoding aldehyde ferredoxin oxidoreductase family protein, translating into MTLATPDRLLRVDLSTRSVESVPVPVAWLRRYVGGKGLGARYLSDELEAGTDPLGPENALLFMLGPLSGYLPGESRYAAITKSPLTGGFLDSYAGGAFPDALAGSLGPHIGVLVTGRATEPVRLVVEDGTVSVEPTDAWGEDTVETATSYPDASVACIGPAGERQVAYATIASDEGDHHAGRGGAGAVMGSKRLKAVVARGEPPAGLAALRDAYAERYREGETGQWMEASETIETVDFANEVGALSTRGWAEGTFEGTDSIGAAAVKELTSEREYDGGDGTDADSGGFRVETADGDYVPRGAASMTLGAGLGIDDFDAVAELGQTCDRLGMDLISAGSAVAWAVNAADAGLLDRSLAFGDSDGARRVLEEIAARDGPLGDALADGVAAAAARFGGTDLVPTVKAMELPAYDPRGARSMALAYATSDRGACHRRARPIEREVFDERWSPDRTARVVVAEQNRRSVLWCLIVDDFVGDAFDDLGAEWLEAVRLETAGDLRTVGERVWTLTRLFNVREGMARADDELPAALREPLESGPNAGQSVDEEWFETTLDRYYRARGWGPDGRPTRATVERLGLTDAVDGDSLLADQEHCSSEGR
- the yqeC gene encoding selenium cofactor biosynthesis protein YqeC: MDVVEALEAQRGTTCVVGAGGKKTTMATLAAALERAVVTATVRIPIFDDWVEQVVVTPDPVKAVETAGGWPLGLVPEREREDRYLGYDRATVDELAALDVPVLVKADGARMRRFKAPNDREPQLPERATTVVPIASAHVVGQPLTEDRVHRIERVAALTGLEPGDEIRPADVATVLASDRGGCKDVPDGATVIPLLNMVDDDELEETARQIAAEIHEQADVPRVVLAEMRAERPLVAVV
- a CDS encoding L-lactate MFS transporter, which gives rise to MSEADTDKNRWLIALSAVAIHLSIGSIYAYSVYQNPLQDLNGWSISDVTFAFTVAIFVLGISAAFLGKYVEKYGPRKAGLAAAVMFGGGTMLAGAAIQAGSYIGFLVTYGVLGGAGLGLGYIAPVSTLVEWFPDRRGMATGMAVMGFGAGALITGPVAQGLMTSLSIPMNFYILGAAYFLAMALGASYIQKPPAGWIPEGMDPDELEDTNSKGVTVSTDLSQLTANEAIKTKRFWLVWLALFINVSAGIMLLSVASNMTQEITGASAALAASIVGVIGVFNGAGRIVWASASDYLGRTATYATFFGIQVVAFALMPNISNVWVFAAFMFAIVTCYGGGFACLPAYLGDLFGTKELGAIHGYSLTAWALAGVAGPTLVSKIVEQTGSYSLSFYIVAATLLVGLASMALLRFDINGIKADNQSTSGQPTLD